In Ursus arctos isolate Adak ecotype North America unplaced genomic scaffold, UrsArc2.0 scaffold_3, whole genome shotgun sequence, one DNA window encodes the following:
- the EN2 gene encoding homeobox protein engrailed-2: MEENDPKPSEAAAAEGQRQPESSPSGGSGGGGSPGDADTGRRRALMLPAVLQAPGNHQHPHRITNFFIDNILRPEFGRRKDTGTCCAGAGGGRGGGAGGEGGAEGGSGAGSAEQLLGSGREARQNAPSAPGAGGPLPGGGGGDSPGDGEGGSKALSLHGGAKKGGDTVGPLDGALKARALGGGDLSVSSDSDSSQASANLGAQPMLWPAWVYCTRYSDRPSSGPRSRKPKKKNPNKEDKRPRTAFTAEQLQRLKAEFQTNRYLTEQRRQSLAQELSLNESQIKIWFQNKRAKIKKATGNKNTLAVHLMAQGLYNHSTTAKEGKSDSE; encoded by the exons ATGGAGGAGAATGACCCCAAGCCCAGCgaagcggcggcggcggaggggCAGCGGCAGCCGGAATCCAGCCCCAGCGGCGGCTCGGGCGGCGGCGGCAGCCCGGGCGACGCGGACACTGGCCGCCGGCGGGCTCTGATGTTGCCTGCAGTTCTGCAGGCGCCGGGCAACCATCAGCACCCGCACCGCATCACCAACTTCTTCATCGACAACATCCTGCGGCCCGAGTTCGGCCGGAGAAAGGACACAGGGACGTGCTGTGCCGGCGCGGGCGGAGGAAGAGGCGGTGGAGCCGGCGGGGAAGGCGGAGCGGAAGGAGGCAGCGGCGCGGGCAGCGCCGAGCAGCTCCTGGGGTCGGGCCGAGAGGCTCGGCAGAACGCGCCCAGTGCGCCCGGTGCGGGCGGGCCGTTgcctggcggcggcggcggcgactctcCGGGCGACGGGGAAGGCGGCTCCAAGGCGCTCTCGCTGCACGGCGGCGCCAAGAAAGGCGGCGACACCGTGGGCCCCCTGGACGGGGCGCTCAAGGCCCGCGCGTTGGGCGGCGGCGACCTGTCGGTGAGCTCGGACTCGGACAGCTCGCAGGCCAGCGCCAACCTGGGCGCGCAGCCCATGCTTTGGCCGGCCTGGGTCTACTGCACGCGCTACTCGGACCGGCCTTCTTCAG GTCCCAGGTCCCGAAAACCAAAGAAGAAGAACCCCAACAAAGAAGACAAGCGGCCCCGCACGGCCTTCACGGCTGAGCAGCTGCAGAGGCTCAAGGCTGAGTTCCAGACCAACAGGTACCTGACGGAGCAGCGGCGCCAGAGCCTGGCGCAGGAGCTCAGCCTCAACGAGTCGCAGATCAAGATTTGGTTCCAGAACAAGCGTGCCAAGATCAAGAAGGCCACGGGCAACAAGAACACGCTGGCCGTGCACCTCATGGCGCAGGGCCTGTACAACCACTCGACGACCGCCAAGGAGGGCAAGTCGGACAGCGAGTAG